In the genome of Oncorhynchus mykiss isolate Arlee chromosome 18, USDA_OmykA_1.1, whole genome shotgun sequence, one region contains:
- the LOC110517117 gene encoding zinc finger protein 883-like isoform X1, with protein MYLVKAPVFPRHSPSTLSPNLQSLGPDCDSGAQFALQDPEMASVKLEDCSQTVELNANIKDEEVEEKIGTSVSHGLELSLRPVTSTVMTNPACLSPSTLSPNPRSLGPDCDSGAQFALQDPEMASVKVEDCSQTLELNVNIKDEEEEEKIGKSVNHGDHVETFSISREHQQEDHIAKRSHHCTHCEEIFPFLSKLKIHLKIHTGEKLYSCSECGKCLKTSTKLKVHQRTHTGEKPYSCSECGKCFKTSTALKVHQRTHTGEKPYSCSECGTSFSNWYTLKRHERIHTGHERIHTRKKPYSCTECGASFSELGTLKRHERIHTGEKPYSCSECGASFSQLSTLKRHERIHTGEKPYSCYDCGASFSRPDTLKQHDCIHTGEKPYFCSDCVKCFKTSTDLKVHQRTHTGEKPYSCSDCGKSFSQLGTFKQHERIHTGEKPYSCSDCVKCFKTSTDLKVHQRTHTGEKPYSCSDCGKSFSLLGNFKQHERIHTGEKPYSCSDCGKSFSLLCNFKQHERIHTGEKPYSCSDCGKSFSHLGTLKQHERIHKVEKPYSCSDFEKSFSQE; from the exons ATGTATCTCGTCAAG GCTCCGGTATTTCCACGAcactctccttccacactgagtccaaacctacagtcactgggtcctgattgtgacagtggagcccagtttgctctgcaggatccagagatggcatcagtgaagctggaagactgcagtcaaacagtGGAACTGAATgccaacattaaagatgaagaagtGGAGGAGAAGATTGGGACATCTGTTTCTCATG GACTAGAATTAAGTCTGAGGCCAGTAACATCAACAGTAATGAcaaacccagcctgcctctctccttccacactgagtccaaacccacggtcactgggtcctgattgtgacagtggagcccagtttgcactgcaggatccagagatggcatcagtgaaggtggaagactgcagtcaaacactggagctgaatgtcaacattaaagatgaagaagaggaggagaagattgggAAATCTGTTAATCATG gagaccaTGTTGAGACATTCTCTATATCCAGAGAGCATCAACAGGAAGATCACATAGCAAAGAGGTCTCACCACTGCACACATTGTGAGGAGATTTTCCCATTTCTATCTAAGCTAAAAATACACctaaaaatacacacaggagaaaagcttTACTCCTGCTCTGAATGTGGAAAATGCTTGAAAACATCAACTAaactaaaagttcatcagagaacacacacaggagagaagccttactcctgctctgaatgTGGAAAATGCTTCAAAACGTCAACTGcgctaaaagttcatcagagaacacacacaggagagaagccttactcctgctctgaatgTGGGACGAGTTTCTCAAATTGGTACACCTTAAAACgacatgaacgtatacacacaggacatgaacgtatacacacaagaaagaagccttactcctgcacTGAATGTGGGGCGAGTTTCTCTGAACTGGGTACCTTAAAACgacatgaacgtatacacacaggagagaagccttactcctgctctgaatgTGGGGCGAGTTTCTCTCAACTGAGTACCTTAAAACgacatgaacgtatacacacgggagagaagccttactcctgctatGACTGTGGGGCGAGTTTCTCTCGTCCGGACACCTTAAAACAACATGAttgtatacacacaggagagaagccttacttctgctctgactgtgtaaaatgcttcaaaacatcaactgacctaaaagttcaccagagaacacacacaggagagaagccttactcctgctctgactgtggaaagagtttctctcaacTGGGTACCTTCAAACaacatgaacgtatacacacaggagagaagccttactcctgctctgactgtgtaaaatgcttcaaaacatcaactgacctaaaagttcaccagagaacacacacaggagagaagccttactcctgctctgactgtggaaagagtttctctctACTGGGCAACTTCAAACaacatgaacgtatacacacaggagagaagccttactcctgctctgactgtggaaagagtttctctctACTGTGCAACTTCAAACaacatgaacgtatacacacaggagagaagccttactcctgctctgactgtggaaagagtttctctcaCCTGGGCACCTTAAAACAACATGAACGTATACACAAAgtagagaagccttactcctgctctgactttGAAAAGAGTTTCTCTCAGGAGtaa
- the LOC110517117 gene encoding zinc finger protein 883-like isoform X2: MASVKLEDCSQTVELNANIKDEEVEEKIGTSVSHGLELSLRPVTSTVMTNPACLSPSTLSPNPRSLGPDCDSGAQFALQDPEMASVKVEDCSQTLELNVNIKDEEEEEKIGKSVNHGDHVETFSISREHQQEDHIAKRSHHCTHCEEIFPFLSKLKIHLKIHTGEKLYSCSECGKCLKTSTKLKVHQRTHTGEKPYSCSECGKCFKTSTALKVHQRTHTGEKPYSCSECGTSFSNWYTLKRHERIHTGHERIHTRKKPYSCTECGASFSELGTLKRHERIHTGEKPYSCSECGASFSQLSTLKRHERIHTGEKPYSCYDCGASFSRPDTLKQHDCIHTGEKPYFCSDCVKCFKTSTDLKVHQRTHTGEKPYSCSDCGKSFSQLGTFKQHERIHTGEKPYSCSDCVKCFKTSTDLKVHQRTHTGEKPYSCSDCGKSFSLLGNFKQHERIHTGEKPYSCSDCGKSFSLLCNFKQHERIHTGEKPYSCSDCGKSFSHLGTLKQHERIHKVEKPYSCSDFEKSFSQE, from the exons atggcatcagtgaagctggaagactgcagtcaaacagtGGAACTGAATgccaacattaaagatgaagaagtGGAGGAGAAGATTGGGACATCTGTTTCTCATG GACTAGAATTAAGTCTGAGGCCAGTAACATCAACAGTAATGAcaaacccagcctgcctctctccttccacactgagtccaaacccacggtcactgggtcctgattgtgacagtggagcccagtttgcactgcaggatccagagatggcatcagtgaaggtggaagactgcagtcaaacactggagctgaatgtcaacattaaagatgaagaagaggaggagaagattgggAAATCTGTTAATCATG gagaccaTGTTGAGACATTCTCTATATCCAGAGAGCATCAACAGGAAGATCACATAGCAAAGAGGTCTCACCACTGCACACATTGTGAGGAGATTTTCCCATTTCTATCTAAGCTAAAAATACACctaaaaatacacacaggagaaaagcttTACTCCTGCTCTGAATGTGGAAAATGCTTGAAAACATCAACTAaactaaaagttcatcagagaacacacacaggagagaagccttactcctgctctgaatgTGGAAAATGCTTCAAAACGTCAACTGcgctaaaagttcatcagagaacacacacaggagagaagccttactcctgctctgaatgTGGGACGAGTTTCTCAAATTGGTACACCTTAAAACgacatgaacgtatacacacaggacatgaacgtatacacacaagaaagaagccttactcctgcacTGAATGTGGGGCGAGTTTCTCTGAACTGGGTACCTTAAAACgacatgaacgtatacacacaggagagaagccttactcctgctctgaatgTGGGGCGAGTTTCTCTCAACTGAGTACCTTAAAACgacatgaacgtatacacacgggagagaagccttactcctgctatGACTGTGGGGCGAGTTTCTCTCGTCCGGACACCTTAAAACAACATGAttgtatacacacaggagagaagccttacttctgctctgactgtgtaaaatgcttcaaaacatcaactgacctaaaagttcaccagagaacacacacaggagagaagccttactcctgctctgactgtggaaagagtttctctcaacTGGGTACCTTCAAACaacatgaacgtatacacacaggagagaagccttactcctgctctgactgtgtaaaatgcttcaaaacatcaactgacctaaaagttcaccagagaacacacacaggagagaagccttactcctgctctgactgtggaaagagtttctctctACTGGGCAACTTCAAACaacatgaacgtatacacacaggagagaagccttactcctgctctgactgtggaaagagtttctctctACTGTGCAACTTCAAACaacatgaacgtatacacacaggagagaagccttactcctgctctgactgtggaaagagtttctctcaCCTGGGCACCTTAAAACAACATGAACGTATACACAAAgtagagaagccttactcctgctctgactttGAAAAGAGTTTCTCTCAGGAGtaa